In Treponema denticola, one genomic interval encodes:
- a CDS encoding Rpn family recombination-promoting nuclease/putative transposase encodes MAKHNRRYKDSVFVDLFSEDKTAKANFLSLYNALHGTHLDSSAELKPLKLEQAMYTKLSNDVSCLIDNKIIVLAEHQSTINENMPLRCLQYVARLYEQIQDPKAKYYRTLQKIPIPEFYVFYNGKAKYPAQKTLKLSEAYIAKSEQVPLELTVQVLNINTDKANKILMTCKPLEEYSLFVEAVRRHTALDKEKGFESAIKECIQNGILKEYLQRKSREVINMLLAEYDYDTDIAVQREESLMIGIQQGSYKKALETAAAFKRLGVDIVKIAEGTGLSREEIEKL; translated from the coding sequence ATGGCAAAACACAATCGCCGGTACAAAGACTCGGTATTCGTAGATTTATTCAGCGAAGATAAAACCGCCAAAGCCAACTTTTTATCGCTCTACAATGCACTGCACGGCACACACCTTGATTCTTCGGCGGAATTGAAGCCGCTTAAACTTGAACAGGCGATGTATACAAAATTGTCCAATGATGTATCGTGTCTGATTGATAATAAAATCATTGTGCTGGCAGAACACCAATCGACTATAAATGAAAATATGCCTTTGCGCTGCTTACAATATGTAGCACGTCTGTACGAACAAATTCAAGACCCGAAAGCAAAATATTACAGAACCTTGCAAAAAATTCCCATACCTGAATTTTACGTCTTCTATAACGGCAAGGCAAAATATCCGGCTCAGAAAACGCTCAAACTTTCAGAGGCCTACATCGCAAAATCGGAACAAGTTCCGCTGGAACTAACGGTTCAAGTGCTTAATATTAACACAGACAAAGCGAATAAGATTTTAATGACCTGTAAACCATTGGAAGAATACAGCCTGTTTGTAGAAGCCGTACGCCGCCATACCGCGCTTGATAAAGAAAAAGGCTTTGAAAGTGCTATAAAAGAATGCATCCAAAACGGCATTTTAAAAGAATATCTACAAAGAAAATCACGGGAGGTGATAAATATGTTACTGGCAGAATATGACTATGATACTGATATAGCGGTGCAGCGTGAGGAAAGCCTAATGATTGGAATACAGCAAGGCTCATACAAAAAAGCTCTTGAAACGGCTGCAGCATTTAAACGGCTTGGGGTTGATATTGTTAAAATAGCCGAAGGAACAGGCTTAAGCCGTGAAGAAATCGAAAAGCTTTAA
- a CDS encoding Hsp20/alpha crystallin family protein, translating into MNSLSLFSPSFTDSVFDALDRSLGPNFGVFAPIKNASCGMPSVDIRETEKAYVMEVDLPGYSEKDVEISLKDRLMTISSSKKEEKEDKGAEYIIKERSSRHFMRRFTLPEDINSDEVSAKFENGVLVVNIPRKPDTQPKQIEIKTA; encoded by the coding sequence ATGAATAGTTTAAGTCTTTTTAGTCCGTCTTTTACGGACAGCGTATTTGATGCCCTTGATAGGAGCTTGGGTCCCAATTTTGGAGTTTTTGCTCCGATCAAGAATGCAAGCTGCGGAATGCCGAGTGTGGATATCCGCGAAACCGAGAAAGCCTATGTTATGGAAGTAGATCTTCCAGGGTACAGCGAAAAAGATGTTGAGATCAGCTTAAAAGATAGGCTTATGACAATCTCATCTTCCAAAAAAGAAGAAAAGGAAGATAAGGGGGCAGAGTACATCATAAAGGAGCGAAGTTCAAGGCATTTTATGAGGCGTTTTACCTTGCCTGAGGATATAAACTCCGATGAAGTTTCTGCAAAATTTGAAAACGGTGTTTTGGTTGTAAATATTCCGAGAAAACCGGATACTCAGCCTAAACAAATAGAAATTAAAACTGCATAA
- the rnc gene encoding ribonuclease III, which produces MFPIKLGIEAGRKRELLEFQKQAGLKFKDLRLLDLAFHHRSFSNEHNNFHINNERLEFLGDSVLGLVAASYLYKSFEDKHEGELAKIKASAVSEEALSKAAHNLNISKYLVLGKGEEMSGGREKKAILADALEAVIGAYYLDSGFKTAQKFVLNLLEKAIASVLEKRFISDYKSLLQELVQKKFKAVPKYELKKASGPDHDRTFWFSVSVNGKVYGPLSGKTKKEAEQAVAKVAYENLYTEDTVSK; this is translated from the coding sequence TTGTTTCCGATAAAATTAGGCATTGAGGCCGGTAGGAAGCGGGAACTCCTTGAGTTCCAAAAGCAAGCGGGATTGAAATTTAAAGATCTACGCTTGCTTGATCTAGCCTTCCATCACAGGTCATTTTCCAATGAACATAATAATTTTCACATCAATAATGAACGCTTGGAATTTTTAGGCGATTCGGTTTTGGGGCTTGTCGCAGCTTCCTATCTTTATAAATCTTTTGAGGATAAACATGAGGGGGAGTTGGCTAAAATAAAAGCTTCCGCTGTTTCGGAAGAAGCTTTATCGAAGGCTGCCCATAACCTAAACATAAGTAAATATTTGGTTTTAGGGAAGGGAGAAGAAATGTCCGGAGGCAGAGAAAAAAAGGCCATCCTTGCCGATGCCCTTGAAGCTGTTATAGGAGCCTACTACCTTGATTCCGGTTTTAAAACAGCTCAAAAATTTGTGTTAAATCTTTTGGAAAAGGCTATCGCTTCGGTCTTAGAAAAAAGGTTTATAAGCGACTATAAATCCCTTCTTCAGGAATTGGTTCAAAAGAAATTTAAAGCAGTTCCGAAATATGAGCTTAAAAAGGCGAGCGGTCCTGATCATGACCGCACTTTTTGGTTCTCGGTTTCAGTAAACGGTAAGGTTTACGGTCCCCTTTCAGGTAAAACAAAAAAAGAAGCGGAGCAGGCTGTTGCAAAAGTGGCCTATGAAAATCTCTATACTGAGGATACTGTGTCAAAATAG
- a CDS encoding class I SAM-dependent methyltransferase, producing MKNEDNYYAQNLNAQKLFRVYDTALPRVRQYLNEEINFIKRNLTGTESVLEVGCGYGRILKELSPYAKRLIGIDISEDSVAFAKEFLKDSSNATVQAADAYNLAFNGEFDMVLCLQNGLSAIKGSAERLITVCVQSLKKGGKAFFSTYSGKFWKDRLEWFREQADKKLLGEIDEEKTKDGIIICKDGFKAVTFTEEELKKLGIQSGFRYEIKEIDKSSLFLILTK from the coding sequence ATGAAAAATGAAGACAATTATTACGCACAGAATTTAAATGCACAAAAATTATTCCGAGTATACGACACGGCACTTCCCCGTGTGCGGCAATACCTCAATGAAGAAATAAATTTTATCAAACGGAATTTAACCGGAACCGAATCGGTTTTGGAAGTCGGCTGCGGGTATGGGAGAATATTAAAAGAATTATCTCCGTATGCAAAGCGTCTTATCGGTATCGACATTTCCGAAGATTCTGTCGCTTTTGCAAAAGAATTTTTAAAAGATAGTTCCAACGCAACAGTGCAGGCAGCGGATGCTTATAACCTTGCGTTTAATGGTGAATTTGACATGGTACTCTGTTTGCAAAACGGACTTTCCGCAATTAAAGGTTCTGCAGAACGCCTTATTACCGTATGTGTCCAAAGTCTCAAGAAAGGCGGAAAAGCCTTTTTCAGCACCTATAGCGGAAAATTCTGGAAAGATCGGCTTGAATGGTTTCGGGAACAGGCGGATAAAAAGCTTTTAGGCGAAATCGATGAAGAAAAAACAAAGGACGGTATCATTATCTGCAAAGACGGTTTTAAGGCGGTAACCTTTACCGAAGAAGAACTTAAAAAACTCGGCATTCAATCGGGTTTTCGGTATGAGATAAAAGAGATAGATAAATCAAGCTTGTTTTTAATATTGACAAAATAG
- the acpP gene encoding acyl carrier protein, producing MDDLFKKIQQLIAAKLEIDEDKVTLDSSFRQDLGADSLDTYELVYALEEDMGIKIPDEKANEFETVRDAYEFIKTQKK from the coding sequence ATGGATGATTTATTCAAAAAAATTCAGCAGTTAATCGCAGCAAAGTTGGAAATTGATGAGGACAAGGTTACATTGGATTCTTCATTCCGACAAGATTTAGGTGCCGATAGTCTTGACACCTATGAACTCGTTTATGCTCTCGAAGAGGATATGGGTATTAAGATCCCGGACGAAAAGGCAAATGAGTTTGAAACTGTCCGCGATGCTTATGAATTTATCAAGACTCAGAAAAAATAA
- the rpmF gene encoding 50S ribosomal protein L32, with the protein MAVPRANTSKARTRRRRGINMRLQAPNLVECSGCGNLIMPHHVCPKCGFYKGKQVINPDKLD; encoded by the coding sequence ATGGCTGTACCAAGAGCGAATACGTCAAAGGCTAGAACAAGACGCCGACGCGGTATAAATATGCGTTTACAAGCGCCAAATCTTGTTGAGTGTTCCGGATGCGGTAACTTGATTATGCCTCATCATGTATGCCCCAAATGCGGGTTTTATAAAGGCAAGCAGGTTATTAACCCCGATAAATTAGACTAA